One segment of Geomonas ferrireducens DNA contains the following:
- a CDS encoding complex I subunit 4 family protein, with protein sequence MTSLIPILSLLIFLPLAGALLVFALRRSASAARWLALVFGVAEFVLACVPLAIDRQGGAQVGVPTGFFLYQDHGWIDRFGIRFTLGMDGISLVMVILTAFITIVAVIASWKVKERQGLYLSLLLALQGAVQGLFLSLDLFLFYLFWEAMLIPMLFLIGVWGTGRPVYSTIKFFLYTFVGSLLMLLAIIALYLMHGAQTGSYTFALPALMHTAVPYQLGLWLFGAFLLSFAIKFPLFPLHTWQPDAYCDAPVAGTLMLASLLSKTAAYGLIRIAYPLFPEASRALTPLVYVVAVIGICYFAWVAFAQRDMKRMLAYSSVSHMGFVALGIAAWSPVAVSGALMQMVNHAITTGALFVMVGMLDERAESRDLSDFGGVWGKVPVLAFFFLVFNMASAGVPGLNNFVSELIVLVGVFKVAPAAALGAFLGSVLTLIYTVRLVQEVLFGKESKPTVLAEVSLREGSVLVLLAVVVVYLGVHPGPVLDLFKAPLELLLNK encoded by the coding sequence TACTTTCGCTGCTTATCTTCCTCCCGCTGGCGGGAGCGCTGCTCGTGTTCGCCCTTCGGCGAAGCGCGTCTGCCGCTCGCTGGCTCGCGCTCGTCTTCGGCGTGGCCGAGTTCGTCCTCGCCTGCGTCCCGCTCGCCATCGACCGCCAGGGGGGCGCGCAAGTCGGCGTACCTACCGGGTTCTTCCTGTATCAGGACCACGGCTGGATCGACCGTTTCGGCATCCGCTTCACCCTCGGGATGGACGGCATCAGCCTCGTCATGGTTATCCTCACCGCCTTCATCACCATCGTCGCCGTTATCGCCTCGTGGAAGGTGAAGGAGCGGCAGGGACTCTACCTGTCACTGCTCCTGGCCCTGCAGGGCGCGGTGCAGGGGCTTTTCCTGAGCCTCGACCTTTTCCTCTTCTACCTCTTCTGGGAAGCGATGCTGATCCCGATGCTTTTCCTGATCGGCGTCTGGGGAACCGGCAGGCCGGTGTACTCGACCATCAAGTTCTTCCTCTACACCTTCGTCGGCTCGCTCCTCATGCTGCTCGCCATCATCGCGCTCTACCTGATGCACGGCGCCCAGACCGGCAGCTACACCTTCGCGCTTCCCGCGCTCATGCACACCGCCGTCCCGTACCAACTTGGGCTTTGGCTTTTCGGCGCATTCCTGCTCTCGTTCGCCATCAAGTTCCCGCTTTTCCCGCTACACACCTGGCAGCCCGACGCTTATTGCGACGCCCCCGTCGCCGGTACGCTCATGCTCGCGAGCCTTCTTTCGAAGACCGCCGCCTACGGCCTCATCCGCATCGCCTACCCGCTCTTCCCCGAGGCCTCCCGCGCACTGACGCCGCTCGTCTACGTGGTCGCCGTGATCGGCATCTGCTACTTCGCCTGGGTCGCCTTCGCGCAGCGGGACATGAAGCGGATGCTCGCCTACTCGAGCGTGAGCCACATGGGATTCGTCGCGCTCGGTATCGCCGCGTGGAGCCCGGTCGCCGTCTCCGGAGCGCTCATGCAGATGGTGAACCACGCCATCACCACCGGGGCGCTCTTCGTCATGGTCGGCATGCTCGACGAGCGCGCGGAGAGCCGCGACCTTTCCGACTTCGGCGGCGTATGGGGCAAGGTCCCCGTGCTCGCCTTCTTCTTCCTGGTCTTCAACATGGCCTCCGCCGGGGTGCCGGGGTTGAACAACTTCGTGAGTGAGCTGATCGTCCTTGTGGGTGTTTTCAAGGTCGCCCCCGCCGCTGCACTGGGTGCGTTTCTGGGGAGCGTCCTGACGCTCATCTACACGGTGCGCCTGGTGCAGGAGGTGCTCTTCGGCAAGGAGAGCAAGCCGACGGTGCTCGCGGAGGTTTCGCTGAGGGAAGGAAGCGTGCTGGTGCTGCTCGCGGTGGTGGTCGTGTACCTTGGCGTGCACCCCGGGCCGGTGCTCGACCTGTTCAAGGCGCCTTTGGAGCTTCTGCTGAATAAGTAA